Within the Medicago truncatula cultivar Jemalong A17 chromosome 4, MtrunA17r5.0-ANR, whole genome shotgun sequence genome, the region ACATGTTTTTCTCAGTCTCCTTCTTCATCACCTTGGCCACAGCCATCTCAAAATCCTCCTGTGTCACATGTACCCTCCTCTCTCTCAAAGCAAACATTCCAGCTTCAGTGCACACAGCCTACATAAAAAGCACATAAAATTGAGCATACTAGGGCAAACTTGATATAATGTGTTGATTTATGCTTACAAACATCAACAAACAAATCATTCTACATTCTAGTTAGCATGAATAAGTTAAATTCATAGCAATTCACTTTTACCATTATGATCATGGTTTATGACTTATTTCTTACAGCATTCCAACATAATTTTCCCATAACATCACCAATTCCATTTGAATAGCAGGGTTTGTGGAATGGGATTCCCTTATCAATTGTAATAAAATCTCCTCACTTTTTCATAAAAGGAGATGCATCTAGTCAAAAAGACATACATACAACAACACTGTCATTGTCAAATTCACCAACAGCATGCAATAAACCCAAACTTCGATCAATATGACAAAGTTTGCCAAATGACCCAGTCACCCTCACCACTATGAAGTGTTTATAACTGTTAATATATCCTGCAATACCAAACAGGAACTAGTAACCCACCCATGTTTAACTATGCAATAAACCCAGGCCTCCCCTTGAACCTCCCCACACCAATCTGTCTCTGCCAAAAGTATGTGGTGAGTGTTTAATCCTAGGCAACAGTTTTCCTTCTCGcagtttttaattttctcttcatTCTGAAATGAACTGATTTATGACAACCAGCTTTATATTTCATACTATCGAAACACTTTATTTTCCTCATGACCTGAGATAATATCTTAGACAACAACAGCACATTAATGTTGGTTAAAACTTTTACTTTCGTTTCGCATTGTAAAATTTCTCTGAAACCTTGCCAATCAAACAACGTGAACATGTGCAAGATTATGTTTTGCATGACGGGAACCTGTTATCTATCTCAATAAGTGCAAATAGAGTAAAGCTTTACAAGAACCAAATGAATTCAGCTTTTCAACTACTAATTGCTTCAACAAGGTCAAGGACAATTTTTTAGACGATAATAGAGCAGatggagaagaaaaaaagatgcaGTGCAAATTAAGAACATACCTTAAGCTCAGCACCAGATGCTCCATTCATCTTCTCAGCAATCTTCTTCAAGTCAATACCACGCATTAAATTCATTCTTCTTGAATGGATTTTCAAGATATCTCGGCGAGACTGCATAAAATACAGTCGTTTTCAGTAATGTTATATGTAAGCTGAAGGTGCATCTTCTTTCTCGATACAATCATATCAAAGGGCAACATGAAGACAAAGATACAAACCTCTTCATTAGGATTTGGAAATTCAATTTTCCTGTCAATCCGTCCAGGTCTCAGAAGTGCTTGATCCAGGATATCAATCCGATTGGTGGCCATCAAAACCTATAATTGCAATTTTCTCATCAGTATGCCCTCTAAATTGCAAACGTATAACTCAAATTAGGAATATATAGAGTTGATAGTATATGTTGATCTGTTGCAGCTTTATATTACATTAACTGCAGCACACATGTTGCCAGTTTTAGAATTTCATCTAATACACTACCATAGCATCCCTCTAATACACTATCGTAGCATCATTAAAAAAGTAACCTTGATCTTATTGGAAGCTTCGAATCCATCCAACTGGTTGAGAAGTTCCAGCATAGTACGCTGCACTTCACTATCACCATTGCCACTTCCAGATTCCATACGAGCAGATCCAATACTGTCAATTTCGTCCATGAAGATAATTGATGGGGCATGCTCCCTGTGAAAAGGAGTAGTGTTACATATCATATTGGTTAAGCAAGTCTTCAGAACACATTTCATTGTACTTCAAATAAGCATGTAAACTCATGAATCAAAGTTGTGAGAcagtttttttaaggaatatgcACACCACATTACAATTATACATTTTATATAACTTCAAATTTGATATTCAAAAACTCAGTAGCTACAGATCTATCTTCAACCATAAAAGTCATGGAAGTCAAGAAGACGTCATTTTTCTCCCTTTTATGTTGAGGCTACACATAATGAATGGAGTAAGTTGAGTGAAGAGGTCAAACCTGGCCATAACAAAAAGTTCCCTAACCATTCTAGAACCTTCTCCGATGTATTTCTGAACAAGTTCAGAACCAGACACCCTGATGAATGTACAATCAGTATGATGTGCTACTGCCCTAGCCAACAATGTTTTTCCTGTACCAGGTGGCCCATAAAGCAAGACACCCTGTGATACATAAAAGAGAGTAAGCAAGCATAAAAAATAACAGCTATGTAAGATGACAGAGAATGACAAATTCAGCTATAACTCATGCGATATTACCTTTGGTTGAGCTATTCCAAGACTTTCGAACAACTCAGGATGTTTAATTGGAAGCTCAATGACCTGTAAAATTTGATCATATACATGAGGTCAAAAAACAGCAATGGTTTTTCGAATATATAATACTATACTAAAATATACATACAGAACTTAAATGAACATAGATAAATACTTCTCAGACTCGACAGAAAATGAAATTAGAAGTTTAAATACTAATATCAAAAGAAGTCATGCAACTtacctcttttatttctttgattTGTTGGTCTAAACCACCAATCATGTCATATGTAGAATCAGGAACTTTCTCAACTTTCATCAGATTAACCAATGGATCAACTTTGCTGGGAAGAACTAAATGAAGCACATAACTGTCGTTGCGAAGAGCAACTCTAGTAGATGGAGTAATCTTTGTGATgtcaatatttttatcaatatcaacaacatatttcCCTTCTGGATGGACCTGAAGAAAAGTAATGGAAAACTCAGTACTTCGTCTAGCAGTTATTGTTcttgttttattaatttcatgCACAGATGGATATTGTCAGCCATTAGATATAGTCATGAGTTCATGACTAACAGGTAACAGAAGATTGGATATTAGTCACCATTGGAGTGAgttttaaggataaaaatctCATAAGCTATCCAAGATTCAGGACTATTTTAggacataaatcatcacattgCATTTAAGGAAGACTACAGTGTATAATTCCAACTATTTTCGTAAgtatttatcaacaaaaatggATGAAACAGTAAAACCCATGGTCCCGAGGATGCATAAGTGTCTTTCAAATGGTATTGTGCTAGAGTAGATGAAAAGTTTTCATAAGACCACAACAATTAATGATCCAGAGTTGAAGCTAAAACAACATTCTTGATTGCGGAAAATATCTGATTGCTGAAATTCCGCTACGCAATAGTGCTATAGCCCCACCATAGcggctatttgacaacattttgtaatAGTGTATTATGGAACAATAGTGGTTTCTCCGAATGCTGCTATGCTATAGCGGTATAGTGCCACTATAGCTGCTATTTAACACTGAGCAGATGATAATGATAGACTGATATATAACAGTGCAGAGAgcgaaagaaaaaacaagattaTCTATCATGGTAGATCAAGACAGAATCAGAACGGAAAGTGAGCTGACCTTGACCAAGACTTTGTTCTTGCCCATCACTTTAACGACTTCACCAACATATGAACCAGGCTCCTGAAGAAGCTGCAGTTCTTCCCGAAGCATCCTCACTGTCCAAATTGCAATTGAATCAGGGACAAATCCAGAAAAGTTATTTATGGGGGTGCAAAACAATTTGACAATGACTAGGaatatgtatgaaaaaaaaacaactttaatacattATATTCTTGAGGGTGTATAAAAATGATAGTAAATCAGTTAAGGATCAATGAATTTTAATATATCAGTATGTGTAAAGTGATATAGAAAATGATAGGCCAACTGATTTTACAGCAAAAGAAAATGCCCTTATAAATAACCTTCCTAATAAGTTTGATGTAAGAGGAATGCTAGGGACAccctcttttcaacactctctccaACACTCACTTTCTAATTAGCTTAAATCATGGTGGGTCTCACACTTTGAAAATGGGATCCACTTAAAGTGGTGGGTCACATATTGGTTTAAGCCAATTAAAAAGTGAGTGTTGAatagagtgttgaaaagagagtgtccTTAGCATTTCTCTTGATGTAATAGAATATATGAATTTGAAAACTGGGAGGAGCTCCACAGCTAACAcctatatattatttgttggaTAAATGAATAATATATCCAACAGTTTAATTTGATTATCATTATTCATCGGTAATCTGTTGATGTTGTgtcaatatcttatcatttttgtGTCTACCACTTTGAAAAACACTGCTCAAAGGATAATATTAGTTGTAAAACTGTAGACTCCAAAAACACAATCTCGAATCTcatatataacaaaaacaaacaaaacctacttatccttttttttatttccctttTCTTCATTGTGACTGTAACCATCACCATTGGAAACCACTCTTGATTTCTCCTACAAGATTTTGTCTTTAACTAGTAACCACCCTTGTTAGATTGCATATTACCCAGACCCAACCATCCTCTAACCTTAAATATACTGAATCCAAATCCGGGACAAACAATCACACATACCACATCCTCTTATTATctattgaattgaataattgtagtagaaacaaaaacaaacaagcaAAACAatatattgataaatagaaaTTGAAGAGTAAAAAAGAGGATTAGGTTTAGAGTTAACAACGAACCCCTAGAATTGAGCTCGTTACGTTGCGCCTCGAGACGGTTAAGATTATGAGTCTTTTGACGTTGAAGGAGCTGAAGCTCATGGATGTGCTGAGTATAGTATTGACGGAGACCCTCGCCTTGTTTGGTTGGTTTCGCAGAGCAATGCTCCTCCGGTGCACCCTCGGCATGCTTCACTTCTACTCCGACGGCAGCCATAGATCAGATCCGATCAACTATACtgtaaaatacaattttaaatttcaaagtctGAATTcagaaaccctaattctacaaATCAGATTCAAGAACATAACCTAATAacctaaatatataattaacccCCAAATTCGAAAACAAACGTAAGGATAGAAAGAACCTACCTTTATAAATTCAGTACGATAAATCCTCCTTCTTCGGACGCGATGGTGAAGTTGAAGATGTTGTGAGGGTATTTGATTTTGGTAGAATCGAATTGGGGTATGCGACAAGTTAAAGGAGATACTATATGTcggtaatttttattttttttattatccttCACTTTCTTAAATATGACTCAATGGGCTTTGATTCTATTGGACTTAGCTATTTCTTATTCAACAAGTTACGTGAGAGTGCAACTATTCGCACCACCCACTTCTTTTCCTACTACTGTCATACCAAaagcatattttttattttttcctactACTGTTATagagattaaatatatttttaatctctataaatatttttacttttgtttataCTCTTGAAATTTTCCTACGACTTTTGTTCATTCAAAAGTTTCGCATCATAACTTTTTATCTCTTattttaagtcaactcatgtatcatttattttttttctctgcaATCATGTTTAGTGTATTATAGATTTCTCTTTtgcaaaatttataaattttttaacaaggggtgaattaaaaataaatttttatgtttttgggcTTTaagaattcatatttaatccaattctgataaaaaaaattctttttgagATTCTTGTaacattctaattttttttgttggtctaGTAGCCTAGTGACTAAAACTCACAATTAAATGTAGAGAAGTCGGGTGTCCGGGGTTTGATAATAACATTCTAAAtattactccttccgtcccatAATACTTGACACAGTTGATCTTATTGCGCatgccaatgcataattttgagcttaaatatctttaataatatattagaaaaaaaatataaaaatttgatattttaaaaatacttatCGAGACagatctaacgacatcttatatgatattatttatttttgtatattagGAGAAAACTATGATCAAAGTaacttaaatcaaaattaaacatttttaaatgtGTCATCTATTGccggacggagggagtaaagcAAAAACTCATTCAACTTTTTGAATGATAGACATGAGATGGCTTAAAAGGAGAGACCAAAACTCATGatgcaaaattttcaaatactaaaagctgtaattttttttaaagagattaaaataaaaaatttgaatatttataaggatgaAAAATATCTTTAACCCTATATATCTTTCGGGTCATGTTAATTCATTCACAATTAAAGATGGAAAGAGATAATAAAGTTAACATTAAAAGCAacactttttcaaattttaaaaatataattcacaattttcataaattatttctttttataattccttaactagtgccccgagAACATTAGTTAACATTTCACACATCTTAATTGGAATAAGTAGGGAAAGAATgaagtatagttttttttttttttaaaaaaaagaaggaagtaTAGTTGTTTCCTAGGAAGATATTGGAATAAGCAGGGAAAGAAGGAATTAGTTGTTTCCTAGGAAAATACTTGTAGGACCACTTTGTGTTGAAGTTTCCTTCCTCCATCCCAATAATTAATAGTAAAATTTACCTTTTGCCCAGCCTGGCGGATCATACAAAATTCATAAGTAAATTAACACATCGATGATATAACACTtatttactattattatattaaattcaatCTACTACCATATAATACTGGTAAAAAAACTAGTGTTTTTCACGAGTCACGTATCATTGCaataattgtataaaaaataattcgATTATTAATATTGTCGAATGTTTAAAGATATTAGATGAAAACCATTAGTATTAATCATttaatctaatatatatattaaatatatatttacttttgTAATATTTGCAGTTTCTGATTTAcctcctttaattttttatttttttttagattccgaCCATATAATTTAAAGATTCTTTAGATTTGGACATACATtacatcaaattttaaaatttaaggtaCTCTTATACCATGTAATTAGAGCGAATTTTGGTTTACTCGCTGTCATATCTTCTATTTTGTAGGTCAAAATTCACGAAAGtctaaaatcaaagaatcttcaaattacatgGTTGGAATCTAATTTTTCCTAcggggggtaaaccaaaaaccgctaatattacaggggataaacatatattaacccttaaaatatttttctcttgtatatacaaaaatttgttaaatagtTGAATCGTGTCAtcttattgattttatttacttaaatatgcgggaaaaaaaattatgtgcaGAAAGTCGATAGTTAGGCACTGGTAAGTACTTGAGTCTGCCCTCTATGGTAGGCTGTAGTAAAAAGGTAACCTTTAGCTTTATTAAGGATAGAGTGTGGCAAATGATCAATAGTTGGAGTAGTAAGAGTGTATCCCGATCCGGGAGAGAAGTCATGATTAAATTTGTTCTTCTGTCAATCCCCTCATATGTGATGAGTATTTTCAAGCTGCCAAATTCTTTATTAGATGAGATTGAGAAGATGATAACGCCTTTTGGTGCGGACATGGCGGAGCAAACAATAGAGGAATACACTGGTTGTCATGGACAAGTTATTGATCCACAAAAGGTATGGTGGTATGGGTTTTAAAGACCTTGCGGCCTTTAATGTCGCAATGCTTGGGAAACAAGGATGGAAGTTTCAAACTGAATCGGATACGCTGGTTTCTAAGGTGTTCAAAGCAAGGTACTTTCCTCTTGGTAACTATCTTGGGTCAAAGTTAGGACACAATCCTAATTTTTTTGGGCGAAGTATATTTAGTGCAAAATTGGTTGTACAGCTGCTGCCATAAACACATCAGCAGTGCAGTCTGGACATAGAGGAAATGATGTGATAAGATGGCAGAAGCCTCGGCGCAGAAGAATGAAGTGTAATGTAGATGCCTCATTTTCGGCTTCTAGGAATCGGTTTGGTATTGGGTGTACCCGTGATGATGAAGGGCAATTTGTACTTGCTAAAACAATGTGGTTCGCTCTAATGTGCTCAGTTGACGAAGGAGATGCTCTTGGTTTGTATCATGCTATGCGGTGGATAAGTGATTTATAACTGccaaatgttgattttgaagttgattcAAAGCAAGTGACTGACTACTTCAATCGGGGCAATATACAATTTTGTTCCTTGCAATTAACAAACTCTCGGGCTGAGTTTATAAGGAGGCAAAATTAATGTGTTAGGTTGGTCTAAGTTAgcaatccatatatatatatatatacactagactttccacccgtgctgccgcacgggtcatatacattgtagatgtagtagacaaaatcaaatctcaatgcatatcaaagagaataaaacatgtggtcccaaatatatgcagatgttgaaattcgaacctcagacaccacacttattcaccttaaaaatattaatttttatcaatcatgtcttacttcattcttttgttaaaattatatgtcaatgttatattattggtatgttacttcatctttatttttttttgacaaaatgttacttcattattttgtaaaaattacatgttaatgttatattatgtacctaaaaatagttcattcttaacctcaacatgtaaaatgttttatttaaataattttccttttaccgaatatttgacatttaccgtaaatgataccctttaactgtttgttgaaatgtttcttccacctgtttgtaatattaacaaaaaaaaatgttgtcataatctttcaaaacccttttattccaatatggcgatttgttttgttgaagaaatagggcgatttgttttgaataaataggggaaataaagcgatgccgatttgctttgttcatgaaaataggagattaagtgtgagcattagggttgttcatgaaaataggagattaggcgtgagcattagggtttaaacagtaaaattattcaatatggtttaggttaaaattagggcttacgggttaactttaatatataagaagattaggtgtgagcattagggttgttcatgaaaataggaggttAGGtatgagcattagggttaaaacagtaaaattatctaatagggtttaggttaaaatttatatcatattgcataaatttaatattttaaccctgatgctaaattcctttgtttaaccttattgaattttcccccttctcaatttatcgatacatcttcttatatattaaagttaacacagaagcatattttaatatataatatataagaagatatatataagaagggaatttagcatcagggttaaaatagtaaatttatgcaataggtttagattaaaattagggctaaaatatgcttctgtgttaactttaatatataagaagatgtatcgagaaattgagaatgggggaaattcaataaggttaaacaaaggaatttagcatcagggttaaaatagtaaatttatgcaataggtttaggttaaaattagggctaaaatatgcttatgtgttaactttaatatataagaagataagaagatgtatcgagaaattgagaagggggaaaattcaataaggctaaacaaaggaatttagcatcagggttaaaatggtaaatttatgcaataggtttaggttaaaattagggctaaaatatgcttttgtgttaactttaatatataagaagatatatatatatatatatatatatatatatatatatatatatatatatatatatatatatatatatatatatatatatataaaagaagagaatttagcatcagggttaaaatagtaaatttatgcaataggtttagattaaaattagggctaaaatatgcttctgtgttaactttaatatataagaagatatatataagaagggaatttagcatcagggttaaaatagtaaatttatgcaataggtttagattaaaattagggctaaaatatgcttctaggttaactttaatatataagaaggtATATATAAGAAGGAAATTTAACATCAgagttaaaatagtaaatttatgcaataggtttagattaaaattagggttaaaatatacttctgtgttaactttaatatataagaagatatcaatcatttaaattgaaaattcaagatatattttcaaatcacgttaggaaaaaaaaacataaaaaacgaGGGCAACAGATTAAACCGTTTGATCTCCATTCTAATTAAATATGATACAATGAATATGTTGTACACAGAATGCGTCAACTTTGAATAATTCATCACATAATGTAAAACTTTCACTTTCTTTGAGATTTTTTCGTCGtcctttcctttttttgttgataaaaaatttcaaag harbors:
- the LOC25493284 gene encoding 26S proteasome regulatory subunit 8 homolog A, with translation MAAVGVEVKHAEGAPEEHCSAKPTKQGEGLRQYYTQHIHELQLLQRQKTHNLNRLEAQRNELNSRVRMLREELQLLQEPGSYVGEVVKVMGKNKVLVKVHPEGKYVVDIDKNIDITKITPSTRVALRNDSYVLHLVLPSKVDPLVNLMKVEKVPDSTYDMIGGLDQQIKEIKEVIELPIKHPELFESLGIAQPKGVLLYGPPGTGKTLLARAVAHHTDCTFIRVSGSELVQKYIGEGSRMVRELFVMAREHAPSIIFMDEIDSIGSARMESGSGNGDSEVQRTMLELLNQLDGFEASNKIKVLMATNRIDILDQALLRPGRIDRKIEFPNPNEESRRDILKIHSRRMNLMRGIDLKKIAEKMNGASGAELKAVCTEAGMFALRERRVHVTQEDFEMAVAKVMKKETEKNMSLRKLWK